The window GTACCGGTGACGTCCGCGATATCGGGATGAAGAAAGGCAAAAACTACTGCGTCAACGTTCCGCTCCGCGACGGTATTGGCGATCTCGAGTTCGGGAACATCTTCCGTCCCATCATCTCTCACATTATGGAATGGTATCGTCCCGGTGCCGTGGTTCTGCAGTGCGGCGCTGATTCGCTGGCGGGCGACAAGCTGGGCTGCTTCAATCTTTCCATGCGCGGACATGCCGAGTGCGTCGCGTTCATGCAGACCTTCGATGTGCCACTTATCACGcttggtggaggaggatATACGGTGCGCAACGTCGCACGCACATGGACCTACGAGACGGGTCTGCTCGTTGGtcagaagctcgacgaagacCTGCCCTTCAACGACTATATCCAGTACTTTGGCCCCGAAtacaagctcgaggtgcCACCCACATCGATGGACAACCTCAACTCGCGCGAGTATCTCGACAATCTTCGCACCAAGATCATCGACAACTTGCGCAACCTTCCGTCGGCGCCCGGCGTGCAGATGCAGGAGACGCCGCGCACCACGCTCAATCCCGCGGATGTCGAGATGTCGGATGGCGAGGATTCGGATCTGGACGAGCGGATTTCGCAGCATCTACGCGACGCACATGTGCAGCATTGGGATGACGAGCTGTCTGGCGACGAAGCTCAGGTGGATGGTGAGCGTTTGGAATCCGTTTGGGCCATGGCGACGGATAGAAGCAGTGGCGCATCGAATGGCAGGAGTCGACCGGGCATCATGGATCCATTGAAGCCTTACGAGCACGATTTGGGTCTCAAGTACATCTCGCACAATGGcgtagcagcagccaaaggTAAGCCAAGAGCGAAACGCACATTCTTCGCTGCACGAGCTGCCAAACCTGGCCTCGCCGATCTGCATCtagacgatgacgacgagcaagacgacgacgagcaacgtCACCACATTGCGAGTCAGTTCGGGGGCAGGCGTACCAGGGCGTTTTTCGCAGCGAATCAAGGCAGCACGCGTTTGCCACGCGATGCTACGCCCTTGAGTGACGTTGACATTGGCTCGCCTGCTTTGTCCGCTGCCGCcgtcgcttccaccaacggtcaagctcgaagtGCTGTCAACGGTCGCAGGTAGTCTGATATCTCTCTTGGCGGTCCTCATATTGTATTTGTATCGTTTCTTTCTTCAACCTCTTTGAGCTTTGGTCTAGTTTGATGGTTTTACCAACACGCACACAGGAGAGACGGTTGACACGAGAGTTTGGTGGCGAGTATTGTACAGGAAAGGTGGTCTATGCCTCTGCGGTGGCGCCCAGGCTGAATTTGGCGGCGTGTTGATCAAACGCCTTTTCGAGCGCCTGATATTCGGTCAAGAGCGGATGGAAGGCGCtgacctgcttgagctgttGCAGATACTCTGACTGCACCGGAGCGATGTGTGTTTGCACGACTGCTTGATTGGCCAGAATATTGGCGTTGGTAGGATCCAAACTGGCcgcttggtcgagctgcttctttGCGCCTGACCAATCGCCGTTTGCTGCGAGTGCGGTCGCTTTACCGATCAATGACGGGACAGCATTGATGGTTCCAACCGCGCTCGGGTTCTGTGCGAGCTCATCGTATACGTAAAATGCCTGTTGCGTCGACCTTCCTCCTTTGGCAAGTCCGATCCATGCTTCAATCAGCTGGATGAGCAGCGAATCGTCCGCCCAAGATCGTGCGGCGAGGTACTCTTTTTCAGCTAGGTCCAGACGATGGATCGATAGCAGGATGTGCACGCCCAGCGCAACGCATTCGATTTCCTTGCTCGAGCCAGCACCGGACCCAATACCGAGCGTGTTGAGTGCTTCCTCAGCATCTCCATCCAGGAACAGagcggtggcagcagcacatcGGATGGTCTGGCCCTTGTCTTGGCCGACGACGGCGTGGTCGAGCAGTTCGGTTAGGTTGACCGTTTCGCGAGAGAGCGTGTCGGCGTCGTTCTGCGTGTGTGCTTGCACAAAGCGTGCCAGTGATTGGATAGCCTGCACTTGTGGCTCGGATGGAAGCGAggagagcagcgagagTGCCGAGGCGGGATCGGAGGGCGAGCGTGCAAGGTGCGATCGTGCGGCGTACAAGAGCGTAGAGACGGAAGCGCGATCGGACGAACGTGCAttcgaggtggatgagagCGCAAGGTCGATGCAGCCCTGATAGGCGCCTTGATAAAAGAGCGACTGCACTTGGTACAAAGTCGACTCCATCTTGATAACGCAGGACAGCGGGGTCAAGGCTCCAGGTTGACAGGTGCAAGAAAAAAACGTCCGATACTGCAAGACAGATAGGTGTTGGAGTCGGTAAGTGTTGTGCTGGAAGGTGGGTGGTTGCCAGTCGCGCACGGTTGCGCGCGTGCCACGCTGTCTCGTGCGAAAAAAAGGGGTCGGTGCTGAAACCGTTGAGCAAGGCCACTCCACTTGATGAACCCTTCTCGCTTTCAGCATGTGATCTGGCACACCCGTCCTAGCCACCTTGGCTCGGTCAAGCATATTTCCGATCCCGggacgatgatggcgcaAAGCTTGCAGCTGACCACTCCGAGCTCAGAAGAGCTGCACTCGGCTATGAAGTTAGCAAGCAAGCTTGCACGCaccgctgcttctgccgcAACCAGCAATGGCTCGGGAGTCCGTCTTGTATACTCTACCTCCTCAACCTGGCCCTTTTCTTCGGGCGAATCTTGCAAATGCAGCACTGGCCGCGCAATGGACATTGCGGTTCTCGATTCTTCCTTCAATCCCCCGTCCCGTGCTCACCTCGCCCTACTGGTGTCTCGACCCATTCTTTCTGACCGAAACCGCTCGTATGATGGTCACCTCTTACTCTTCTCGACGCAAAACGCAGACAAAGGAGCGGGAAAGCCCGGGGATGCATCTCTCACACAGCGCGTAGAGATGATGACGCTCCTGGCAAAAGACGTGGAGCGCATACAAGCCGCCTCGGGAGACCGTGTCAATGTCGCCGTTGGCCTGGTAGATAAACCGCTCATCTTTGCAAAGTCTACTCTCACCTGGGACCtgatcaagcagcaagaacaGCACGGACAAGTACAGTCGAATGCCAGGCTTCACTGGGTCGTTGGATTCGACACGCTGTACCGTGTCTTCCAGTTGAAATACTATCCGTCGCTGCAAGAATTCCAACAGCAATGCTCGCAGTtcttcgagcgagagcgtACCACGTTTGTATGTGCTCGACGCGACCCGTCTTCCTACCCTCAGCTATCTGCATCGGAATTGTCGCGTGAGCATgtccagcagcaggcaaACCAGGAGGAagacaagctgctcgcaTCCGAATACGTCGCTCGCTGGGTGAGAAAAGGTTGCATAGGCATGCTTGACATCGACAAGGAACAAGCCAAactcagctcgacgaggattCGATCTTTGCTGAAGGATGCCAGCTTTGATGATggagagaagaagagcCGCTTAAAGGAGTTGGTGCCACCGTTGCTGGTCGAGTATTTGGTCGAGTCTGGTATCTATCGAGACGGTGTAGAAAAAGTGGAGCCAAAATGTTAGAGTGTGACAAGGTGGATTCTGCGACGCGTatccgaatcgtgattcgtgattggtgactcatgattcgtgatttttggcttggctcggGTCCGCTGCGCGTAGCGTGTAAATGGATCTGTCGTGTTGCCGCATGCACCGCTTTGCTCGGTGGTATGTCAGCTTTCTTGATCATCCGCCAGAGCTTGGCGGCGCTCGCTTGGATACCAGTGTACTACCACCATGCACATAGCCGTGTGTGTATAAAGCTTGCACCTCGACGCGCAAGCGCATTCAGGATGACCGACGTCTATGCACAGCAATCTTTGATGCATTTGCACAACGCGAACGGTTACCTTGCACCTGACCAAGCTTGCACATGTTCGTACGGAGCGGGTTTGGGGCGCGGATCGCATACGAACATGCATTCATGCATGCAACTGGACAGTAGCGCTCAGCGAGATGAGCAGGATCAGCAGGATCAGCAAGAATCGTCTGCTGTACAAGACGTGAGCGTTGCTACGGATGATTACCTGCCTCCAGGGCAGTTTTCGTCTTCACCCACAGAACGTGCTCTCTACCCAGCCAGCACGATGGCTGCTGTAGAGGCGAAGCGAGCACGCTTCTTTGCGCAACAGTCTGGATGTGCATCTCGCCGCGCACGCTCAAGACCCACGCCGACCGGATCCACGTCGCTCAAACGACCACACAAGTCACATCCGCTGTCCAGCAACGCTTCCTGCTCGTACCGGCAATCGTTCTTCGAACAGTGTCAGCGCGCAATGGAGACGACGCGTAGCGTACAACGAACCGAGCGAGTGAGTGCATTTCGCAAGGGAGCCGATGCGTTTACGCGCGACCTGCATTCCGACGATatggacgaggatgatCTGCCCTCTTCATCCGTCGGCGCAACATCGTCTCCACCGGCGTCGAGTCAGGCGTCGAGTCAAGAGCTAAGggaggaggatgacgagctgacGCGTCGTCGAATCATCGGCGAGTACTCTCGCTTGAAGAGGATCTACGAGTTGAAAGGTCACCTGGAAATTGGTTGGATCGATCCGGATCACCTCGATTGGTTAGAGAGCGAGattcaacagcagcagcacgcgagccaagaagagcacGTACACGATCCGTATTTGATGGCTGACGACGAGACGTTGGAGCAGCTTTGGATCGAgtctcagcagcaatcgcaAACGCCCATCGAGCAGGGCCAACAGCACGCAATCGTCGTGGACGAATTCGAGGACGATGCGAGCTTCGAACACGCGTTGGCCATGTTGCCTGTATAGCCCATTCATGCCTCGTTAGTATGCTCTCAGTAGCGTGGTTCACGATGATGGCCAGTCTTACACCGCGTGCCTCAGCCTCACAATATACCCACTTTTCAACGcccatcgtgaatgctgcgCGAACACTGATACTGGTTGCGCACCGACGCGCTTACACGAGGAGACTGCTTACGACTCCGGAGTTGGCAGCCTGCACAGTGTCGGTTCACACGCTCAGCTGTGCCACATGCAGCGCCAAGTGCGGACAGAATTTTGTACAACTGAATCGATCGTGGATGGTCGAAAGCATGCAAGCTGAAATGCCAACGGCTAGAATGAAACACGAAAAGGCTGTTGTGAGCACGAATAGAAGCACGTGCACTGTGACAGCGAAACTTTTGGGGATGGTACGAGGGCAAGGTTATGCAGTAGCGAGCTCTGCTGCGACGGGAGCGCCATCGGGCAGCTTGCCACCCCTAGTAGCAGCGATGCtctcgatgatgctgctgataCTGTTCTGCCATTGGACGAGACGTTGTTCCAATGACTGCCACTGCTCCTTGCCGAACTGGCGGTGGGTGGACTTGTATACTCGGAACGCGTCGTTGACCTGGCTCAACTTTCCAGACACCAAGCCGGCACGGATAACGTCGATGACCCACAGCTCCACCTGGTCGTGCTCGatgttgagcgtcttggcgaTCGAAGCGTAGCTCACATCCGCCGAGACGCGCAGAGCGCACAGATCGGCCAAATCGAGCAAACGGATCTTGTGCAGCAGATCATCGTGCGAAAGGTTGAGTCGTTGGAATTCGGACGAGTGCGAAGAGGCAAACGCGCTAAAGTCGGCCGTGGTGCCACCGACAAAGAtcttgagcagatcaaAGATGGGAGAAGAGGCGGATTTGAGATCCAGAACCGCTTGCACGTGCAACAGATCCTCGAATTCGTACAGCCTCGGCAgacgcagagcagcagctacAGTGCGTTCGGCCGCCTCCTTTGTCGAAGCGCTCGCAGGCAAAGTCGAGATGTAGCGCAAGTGAAGCACCAAAAACTGGTAGGCTTTCGAGGTTTGGCCGTGCTCCTTCTCGGCCCCTTCGAGTGCCTTGGCCACCGACTCGAGGCAGGACGCCTTCTCAGTTTCCGATACGGACCACTGCGCCAACCACTGTGGCAGAGCAGTGAGCGCTGAGGTGAGGTAGTCCAAATCGTCGTTTGCTgcaacgagcgagagcaaagCGTTGAACGTCTGCAGACGCAATGCCGACGTAGCCTCCAACGAGTTGAACAGGTTCGAGAGGATTCGATACCTCACATTGCTCTTGTCAGCCCCACCAGCgccagtggcagcagcggcagaaTCTTTGGAAACCGCAGAGAGGAGCTGCGGAACAAGCTGCGTCTGTTGGTCAGTGGATGAGATGAGCGAAAAGATGAGATTGTAGACACCTTCGAGCTCGCGGTCGCTTCCCTCGCCGAGCGTGACAATCTCGGAtacgagctgctgcactgtctgctgcttcttggcagcgtcAGGGGCCGAAGCGGGCTCGGTAGCTTCGGTGGAAACGGCGGGTTCGGCAGGTTCGGCAGGTTCGGCGTCAAGAGCCAACTGCTGAAACTTGGAGATAAAGTCGTTGCGTGAAGCTTCGGGTTGCGAGCGCGAGAGGAAGGCGGATACTTCGACAATCTGCTCTTCGAACGTGCCTTCGGCAAGAACGGTGACGAGGTCTGCGGCCGACATGATAGTGGACTTGTTCGTTGCTGTGCTGTACTGATCGCACCAGGGAGGTCAAGTGCGGTAGTAGTGGCGGTTGGTCTAGCGGAGTGCGGTCCAATGCTTGGTTGAAATGATCTGGACAGGCGACTACCGGTGAGATGGGTGATGGTAGAGACAACGCTAactgctcgacaaggttGATCGCGACGAGCAACCATccatattcacgatttgtgattggaAAAGCTTCAACTGCAAGTCGAACAAAGTCTCGAACAGCACACCGCACTCAGCACTCAGCCACACAGCACgcacaactcacgactcgctcgctgccgAATTTTTTCGCCTTTGcttgcattcacgactaAGCACCCTTCACTGAGCAAAATTCAACCCTTTTTGGCCGTGCTTGACTTGACGCTTGGCTGCttcacactcacgactcactcacgactcaccaCATTTTGCTTTTTTCTGGCGACACGCCCTAAAATTGACATTTCTTCCACCCGGCCGAATGAGCGAAAGCCGCCAAACAGGGTTCAGTGGAtcgactctgtgactcgtgactcacgactgctgccGCTCGCTCTGGCTCTCAGACCATGTTGGCAACCCTGTATCtctcgatcatctcgcTTCAACCTGGTCGTCGTTCGCTTTCGACGTCTGACTCCGCCGCCTTGTCTGCAGCGTTGTCTATACAATGTCGTCGCTCTGGATCATCAACAAGGCAGGCGGCCTCATCTATCAGTCCGAGCATTTCGTCCATCCGAACGCAGCATCCATGCGCAACAACGGTCGTCTCTCCTCGAACGAATACCTCGTACTCGCCGGTACACTGCACGGTATCCATGCTATCACTGCAAAGCTGAATCCAGTGCTCGGCCGCAAGTGCAGCGGCATCGAGTCTCTGGAATCGGATCATTTCACCATACGCGTCATGGTCACCTCGACAGGTAAGTCGGTTGGTTTGCTGGTCCAAGCACAGAAGCTCAAGGTGGCTGACAAACGGCTTGAAATGCTCTTTGTGTGCAACGTAACAGGAACCAAGTTCGTGCTTGTCACTTCGCCAGCGCATCCGAATCCGTCAGGCGTGCTACACAAGTGTTACGAAACATATGCGGATCATGTCATGAAGAACCCGTTCTACACACCAGAGATGCCCGTCAGGGTGGAGACATTCGACAAGGCGATCGAGACACTTGTCAAAGCATGAGCTCTGACCTCGACGCTCTTTATTTAGCTTTGGCTTTCAACTTGACACTCGTGCCTGTTCTTTTCACGTGACTATTCGTGcttgcattcacgactggcaGTTGCTATCAGCTGCGACGATACCCGGCAATCACTCCACTCATGTACTTGTACCTCAAACGCAACACATGCGCACGAATCCTTTCTTTCCCATATCCGTGCGCGGCTTTGTTTCGACGTGAAACTTTGAAACTTTGGCAGAGTTTGGATTTCAGTCTTTTACGAGCGTACACGAGCGCAAGATCTTCTTGAGACTTGCTGGTTTCCGGTTCGGCGCGATGGCCAAACAGGTGGGCACGTTCTCTGGCTGTTCCACCCAGAGGTAATGCATGGGAAACTCGTTTTCGTCGCCCTCGTGTATTTGCTGTGCGCTGGGTTTCGCTGCGTATGCTTCTTGGTATGCCTTTCTCGCCTCCGTCAGCTTCTGCGATAACTCGCGCAGTGTCATCTTGGATTTTCCCGACGCAGCCGTTTGCAGGACCACCTTGTGCATGGATGCGAGATTGCTGGGAGAGATGTATGCTTGTGTaagcgacgagctgagaGAAACTTGGATCGCACTGATGGCCGCGTGTGCCGACTGCGCCATCCACGGCCCTTTGGGCCAGCCGAGtttggacgacgacgtgcCGTCGATGATAAGTTGCATCACCAGCGGTGTGCTAGCGCTGCACGAGCCAGCAGCTGGTGCGTTGGTGCACATGGCGCGACCGGTAGCAACGCGGATATGCCGGCAGAGCGATCCTTGAACAAGGTGTGATGGCATCCGATGCGTCACCTGTTTAGCAGAAAGAGCGACGTAggacaatcacgaatcatgaatcacgaatcatgaatggtGAGATGACAAAGGACCCTTCCTTGTCCACTTTTCCCACCACACACCTTTTTTTtgctggtgttggtcttggaaAACAAAGGCAGAACCTGACACGACCTTCACGTTTATTGCTCTCAgggtcacgagtgtgtgagtcgtgagtgtgcgtGAGCGACTGGCGTCCCTTCCTTGGAATACCGTCATTCACCTGTATCTGAGCAGCTGATACCTTGACAACGCGGATGGCTTCGAGATGCTCGCTGCGCAGCTCTTGGCTgtctgctgttgctgtttGTCCACCGCAGCGATGTAGCACCTTGACGATAGCAGCGTCGCTCGCTCTCAATCTCGGCAGCCCTAGCAACGCTAGCGTCAGGCAACTGCATTGTTGCGCTCCTACCGCGCACAACGCTTCACGCACTCTCACCTTGCTGCAAGCGCCAAATCGTCGGAGCTTGGCCACCTCTACGTcgcgcaccaccaacgACACCATCTTCGCGCTGGCTACCGGCGCCGGACGAGCAGGAGTCGCCATGATCCGCATCTCGGGTCCGCTTACATCTGACGTCTACTTGGCACTCTGTCGGACGTCGCATTCTCAACCCTACACTCGTCTGCCACCATCGCACAAACTCGTGCTACGTAACCTACACCACCCTCACACGTTCGAACTGCTCGATGCAGGTGCTGGCATCATTCACTTCCCCGCGGGCTCCAGTTACACTGGAGAAGaatcgctcgagctgcacaTTCATGGTGGGCTTGCTACCATTTCTGGTGTTCTCGATGCACTAGTGGTGTTTGGCGGCAGGATGAGAATTGCGGAACCAGGCGAGTTCACCAGGCGAGCCTTTGAGAATGGCAGATTGGATCTGGCGAGTGCTGAAGCGCTGCATGGGTTGGTGCTGGCCGAGACGGCGGTGCAGAGGAGAGTTGCGTTGCAGGGGACGAGCGGTTTGCAGACCGAACGATTCGAGCGGATTCGAGAGGTGCTGTTGAGCGCAATGGCGATGGTCGAGGCGCTGATCGACTTTAGCGATGAGGGGGGAGTTGAGGAGGGGACTTGGAAGGTAGCGAGAGAATCGGTGGATGCGTTGGCGGTCATGTTGCGGACCGAGCTGGGCATCTCGAGCACAGGCACGGACTCGAATAGCGATCGTGacaacaagatcaagcgACAGCCGAGACACATTGGGGAAATTCTGAGCACGGGAATCCATTTGGCGCTCTACGGGCCACCG of the Mycosarcoma maydis chromosome 2, whole genome shotgun sequence genome contains:
- a CDS encoding histone deacetylase, with the protein product MEPAPVFRTPRKRVAYYYDHDVGNFSYGLGHPMKPHRMRMTHNLVTNYGLHKKMDILRPKRATRDQMTRFHTDEYVDFLHRVTPETVHELTNEGTRYLIGEDCPAFDGLYEFCSISAGGSLAAATRLNSGESDVAINWAGGLHHAKKREASGFCYVNDIVLAILELLRVHLRVLYIDIDIHHGDGVEEAFYTTDRVMTASFHKFGDFFPGTGDVRDIGMKKGKNYCVNVPLRDGIGDLEFGNIFRPIISHIMEWYRPGAVVLQCGADSLAGDKLGCFNLSMRGHAECVAFMQTFDVPLITLGGGGYTVRNVARTWTYETGLLVGQKLDEDLPFNDYIQYFGPEYKLEVPPTSMDNLNSREYLDNLRTKIIDNLRNLPSAPGVQMQETPRTTLNPADVEMSDGEDSDLDERISQHLRDAHVQHWDDELSGDEAQVDGERLESVWAMATDRSSGASNGRSRPGIMDPLKPYEHDLGLKYISHNGVAAAKGKPRAKRTFFAARAAKPGLADLHLDDDDEQDDDEQRHHIASQFGGRRTRAFFAANQGSTRLPRDATPLSDVDIGSPALSAAAVASTNGQARSAVNGRR
- a CDS encoding uncharacterized protein (related to coatomer epsilon subunit), with the protein product MESTLYQVQSLFYQGAYQGCIDLALSSTSNARSSDRASVSTLLYAARSHLARSPSDPASALSLLSSLPSEPQVQAIQSLARFVQAHTQNDADTLSRETVNLTELLDHAVVGQDKGQTIRCAAATALFLDGDAEEALNTLGIGSGAGSSKEIECVALGVHILLSIHRLDLAEKEYLAARSWADDSLLIQLIEAWIGLAKGGRSTQQAFYVYDELAQNPSAVGTINAVPSLIGKATALAANGDWSGAKKQLDQAASLDPTNANILANQAVVQTHIAPVQSEYLQQLKQVSAFHPLLTEYQALEKAFDQHAAKFSLGATAEA
- a CDS encoding uncharacterized protein (related to eIF3m -translation initiation factor 3 subunit M), with the translated sequence MSAADLVTVLAEGTFEEQIVEVSAFLSRSQPEASRNDFISKFQQLALDAEPAEPAEPAVSTEATEPASAPDAAKKQQTVQQLVSEIVTLGEGSDRELEGVYNLIFSLISSTDQQTQLVPQLLSAVSKDSAAAATGAGGADKSNVRYRILSNLFNSLEATSALRLQTFNALLSLVAANDDLDYLTSALTALPQWLAQWSVSETEKASCLESVAKALEGAEKEHGQTSKAYQFLVLHLRYISTLPASASTKEAAERTVAAALRLPRLYEFEDLLHVQAVLDLKSASSPIFDLLKIFVGGTTADFSAFASSHSSEFQRLNLSHDDLLHKIRLLDLADLCALRVSADVSYASIAKTLNIEHDQVELWVIDVIRAGLVSGKLSQVNDAFRVYKSTHRQFGKEQWQSLEQRLVQWQNSISSIIESIAATRGGKLPDGAPVAAELATA
- a CDS encoding TRAPP subunit TRS23 (related to TRS23 - subunit of the transport protein particle (TRAPP) complex of the cis-Golgi), with the protein product MSSLWIINKAGGLIYQSEHFVHPNAASMRNNGRLSSNEYLVLAGTLHGIHAITAKLNPVLGRKCSGIESLESDHFTIRVMVTSTGTKFVLVTSPAHPNPSGVLHKCYETYADHVMKNPFYTPEMPVRVETFDKAIETLVKA
- a CDS encoding uncharacterized protein (related to MSS1 - mitochondrial GTPase involved in expression of COX1) is translated as MASRCSLRSSWLSAVAVCPPQRCSTLTIAASLALNLGSPSNASVRQLHCCAPTAHNASRTLTLLQAPNRRSLATSTSRTTNDTIFALATGAGRAGVAMIRISGPLTSDVYLALCRTSHSQPYTRLPPSHKLVLRNLHHPHTFELLDAGAGIIHFPAGSSYTGEESLELHIHGGLATISGVLDALVVFGGRMRIAEPGEFTRRAFENGRLDLASAEALHGLVLAETAVQRRVALQGTSGLQTERFERIREVLLSAMAMVEALIDFSDEGGVEEGTWKVARESVDALAVMLRTELGISSTGTDSNSDRDNKIKRQPRHIGEILSTGIHLALYGPPNAGKSSLLNRLADRNAAIVSDIPGTTRDVLQVHLDLAGYKVIVYDTAGMRDESQLAHGSDQPSLDEIERIGIRRAKDAVSNADLALLVLPAHQASACDAQYILRPHSYTHTDRDLIFYNKSDLLGASSPSSCAPTSCSITWQGSVHTNHNIPNLISDLAHLIATKYSLASTETPLITQTRHRALLHQCLEHIHAFEKLADTEHLDLVLAAEELRYAAKAVGKITGRDVTPDEILGSIFATFCIGK